From Marinifilum sp. JC120:
TCAGCATCACTGAAGGAAGCCACCTGCCGCATAGCGAAGTGCGCGGGCATTTCATTGAAATAACTTTCGAGGCCATATCCGCCTTTGCTACAGTTGGATTATCAACCGGAGTAACCCCGGACTTGAGCGGACCCGGAAAATCCATCATAATATTTTTAATGTTCGTAGGAAGGCTCGGCCCGGTCTGGCTCCTGACAGCCATTAACAGCTGGCAGAAAGAACCACGTTACAGATTACCGGAAGACGATTTACCATTAGGATAGACCGGAGGCATCTAAATATGACAGAAAAAAAAATAGAAGTAGGCGTTATCGGCCTTGGTAAATTCGGGCTGGAACTAGCATTGAACCTGCGCAGACTGGGCCATAATGTTGTAGGCGTGGACACCAGCGAAGAACGGGTCAAAGCCGCTAAGCCATACCTTGCACAGGTCTTTCAGGCCGATGGAACAGACCCTCAGACTCTGGAGCAATTAAGCTTTCAGGATTTCAATTATGTTGTGGTTTCCACTGGCGATTCACTGGAAGCGAGTGTTCTGGTGGTCCTCAACCTTCAGGAAATCGGGGTCAATAAGATATGGGTCAAGGCTATCAGCGTGGCTCATAAAAAAGTTCTGAGCAAAATGGGCGTTGATTACGTTGTCTTCCCGGAACATTTCGCTGCCAAACAGCTGGCCCATAAGCTTTCCACCCCGGGCATGATCGAATACCTTTCCATGGGTAACGATATCCTGATCAAAGAACGAAAGGCTGCGGACTGGGCCGGAAAAACACTTATAGACCTTAACCTGACCAATAATTATCAGGTGCAGGTCATTGCTATCCGTAAGAATGGATCTGAAGAACTTAATTTCGTGCCCAAGGCCAGTGAACCGCTGGGAGAAAATGATGTGCTGATTATGATCGGGGTACGGGAAAATCTACTGAAACTACCCTAATAGCTAGAAATCACTATCAACATTGTAAAGGTCTTTTTCTATTTCCTTCATCTGCATGTCCTCCTCTTCTAGAGCGATCATGCGATCCCGGATTTCGTGAGTCTTTTCAATGGCATCGTCAAGCTCAACACCAGCGGCAACCTGCATCTTACGGAACAGGTTCAGAATATCGCTACGCAGGGTCTTGCCTTTTTCGCCTACCCCCATTTCCCGAAGCATGGTTTCATCTTCTTCGGTTTTTTTAATCAGGTAATGGCAAAATTTTTGAGCTTCCTGAATGCCCCGGTTCTTTTCAAGACACATGGTCAGATAGCGGAAACAATTTTCCCAGTCACCGGATTCATAATAAGTGCGTGCGATGTTGAAGAAAAGATTCTCATCGGTGCTGTCGAGGTCGACTCCCCGATTGTAATACTGCAAGGCTTCTCGATACATGCCGTTCTTGCGCATGGAAATACCGAAATCATTGAACATGTGTTTATGTTCGGTGGTGAAAGCGGACTTAAGTTGCAGGACTTTTGCAAAAACTTCCTGCGCCCTTTCAGTGTCCCCTTTTTCAAGGTAGGTCAGGCCAAGCCCAAAAGATGCCCGGACATTTTCTTCATCAACAGCCAGTGCGTCAGCATACTCCATCTCCGCACTGTAGAACTCACCCTGCTCACGATGGGCCTCGCCCCTGCTCAGACGCCCATCCTGCTGTTCCATGGCCGGACGCACATGCTGCTGGTAAAAATCCAGCTCAAGGGTGTAATGGGCTGCAAATTCCCCACTGCTCACGATCTCAGGATCACCTGCCGGAACCCTGTTCTCATTAAGAAGCAATAGTTCGAAACGTTCATCGTCCAGCTTACTGGCCAACCAGTATTTCTTACCTTTTGGTTTATGCGAATCCGTACGCAACGATACCACCGTTACGAATTCGCTTTCCTCTTCAGTTACCTGATCGGCAGGAGGAGTATAGTCAAATAATGAGGTTCCAGTACTCATTGCGTTAGACTCCAGCGACCCAAAGAAAAGGTCGAGCTTGAAATTGTTGCAGACCCCTCATCTACACTAACTTGATCGGCATTTAATCCATTTCCATTTAGAGTTCCAGCTACTAAAGAAAAAATAAGCTTTCTGTTATCTGGAACATCAAAAAAAAATCAGCTAGGCTTCAACCCGATGCAAAAATACCGTCCAATTTTAATACTAATTAGTGCCATCTTTATATTGCACTTTTTCGGGCTAAAAAGCTATGCCCGTAAAATAAATGATGTCCCGGTAATCAGCTGCAAACTGATCAACCAGTTTCCGCATGACGACTCGGCTTTCACACAGGGATTTTTCTACCATGACAGCTACTTATACGAGAGTACCGGTAAGCGAGGACGCTCCTCCCTGCGTAAAACAGAACTGGAAAGCGGCATAGTACGCACCATGGTCAAAAATGATAAAAATATTTTCAGTGAAGGAATCTGTTACTGGAACAACAAAATATTTCAGCTTACATGGCGTTCGGGCAAATGTTATATATATGACTCCACTTCTCTTGCCCGCAAAGGATTCTTCAAATACAAAGGACAAGGATGGGGACTGACCACGGACGGACAATTCATATACCAGAGCAATGGTTCTTCAGTGATCACTTTCAGGGACCCCTACGATTTCGCCCGCATCAAAAGATTACGGGTCACCGATGGTATTGCGAATATCCATCTCCTCAATGAACTCGAGTATATAAACGGCCTTATTTTCAGCAATATCTGGAAGAAAGACCGCATCGCGGCAATTGATCCCCAAAATGGGAAAGTAAAATTCTGGCTGGACATATCCTCATTACGTCCCCTTGCCGGAAAAAAAGCCGAAGCCGCCAACGGCATTGCCTGGGATGCAGCCGGGAAAAGGCTCTTCGTGACCGGAAAATTCTGGAATAAGGTTTTTGAAATTGAACTACCCACACTTGAAAATTAGTCCGCCCTCAACTGATCAAATGACAATTTCACTGGGCATTTGCGCCGGAGCATCCTCAGTCAGCATGGTCCTGACTAGGAACGATGACGGCAGAATTGAAATCATCAGATCAATTTCACTGAACCATGAAGGTAATCCCGCGCAAGCCGTGATTAAGGGATTACAGGAACTGGAACTGCCTGAAGGAATCCCCGCAGCGGTGACCGGACGTAAATTCCGCCACCTGCTGGATCTACCCACCATTTCCGAACCGCAAGCCCTTGAAACCGGACTTGCCCACGAAGATTTTGTAAAAGACGGCTACCGCACCGTACTCAGCGCAGGCGGGGAGACCTTTATGGCTTACCTGCTTGATACTGAAGGCAAAGTAGAGACAGTGCATACCGGAAACAAATGCGCATCCGGTACCGGGGAATTTCTTGCCCAGCAATTGGGACGCATGGGGCTTACTTTAGATGAAATGTCCGCCATGCAGATGAGCGAACCATACAAGGTTTCCGGGCGTTGTTCGGTATTTTGCAAAAGTGACTGCACCCATGCCCTGAACAAAGGAATTGAAAAAGAAGCCGTAGTTGCCGGACTGGCTCGCATGATGGCCGGGAAATGCATTGAACTGCTGCGCAAACTGCCTTCGAAAAAGGTGGCCTTGATCGGGAATTGTTCACATAACAAATTCATGGTCAATGAACTGCGCCGGGAAATCCCGAACTTGCTTCTGCCGGAACATGGGCATTGTTTCGAAGCTCTTGGGGCAGCAATCTGGGCCGCTGAAAACGGCAGCATCCTACCCGAGGATTGCAGTACCATTATCCGTAAGGGAGATACCGCTTTTACCTTCCTGCCGCCGCTGGAAAATTTCACAGATTCTGTCAAATTTCATGAAAGCACACAGGCCAAATTCATTCCCGGCAACAGACTTGCTTTGGGTCTTGATGTAGGCTCTACCACCACTAAAGGAGTGCTGCTTGATATGGAGCGGACCGAGATCGTCGCATCCTGCTATCTGCGCACGGACGGCGATCCCATCGGGGCTTCGCGTAAGGTCTATGCAGAGTTGGCTGCACAAGCACCTGCCGGAACCACAGCCGAAGTAATGGGCGTGACCGGGTCGGGCCGCAACATTGCCGGACTGCATGCAGGCACGGACGGGATCATCAATGAAATCACCGCACACGCCACTGCTGCCGTCCATTATGACCCCGAAGTGGATACTATTTTCGAAATCGGCGGGCAAGATGCCAAATATACATGGCTGAAGAACTCTGTGCCCTGCGACTACGCCATGAACGAGGCATGCAGTGCCGGGACCGGATCTTTTCTGGAAGAAAGTGCCAAAGAAACATTGGGCATAGATGTAACTGACATTGCCGGGGTGGCCTTCAAGGGCCGGAATCCGCCCAACTTCAATGATCAGTGCGCGGCCTTCATCGGCTCAGATCTCAAGCTTGCAGCGCAGGAGGGTGTTCCGCTCGAAGACATGGTTGCCGGGCTGGTCTACTCCATCTGCATCAACTACTCCAACCGGGTAAAAGGCAACCGCACTGTCGGGCAGAAAATTTTTATGCAAGGCGGGGTCTGTTACAACAAGGCCGTGCCCACCGCCATGGCTGCGCTGACCGGGCAGGAGATTATTGTCCCGCCCCATCCGGGGTTGACCGGGGCTTTCGGGGTCGCCCTTGAGGCAGCAAAACGGACAGAACAGGGAACCATCACCAGCGGAATCTTCAACCCCGCCGAGCTGGCCAAACGCGAAGTAGAACACAAATCTCCCTTCACCTGCAACGGGGCCGGCAGGGATTGCGACCTCGGCTGCTCCATTGCCCGCATTGAGGTGCAAGGCAAGACTTTTCCATTCGGCGGCATCTGCAACCGCTTTGATAATTCCAAGGTATCCAAAGACACCAAGCCGGGAGAAGACCTCGTACTCTGGCGTGAGAAACGGGTCTTCCGCGATTTGACAGAACCATTGGAGGGCCAGCCGGTCATAGGTATGAACCGCTCCCTGCTCATGAATACGTGGTTCCCGCTGTTCAATACTTTTTTCACTAAAATGGGCTTCGGAATCAGGATGCCTGAGAAAATTGATCCTGAGGGAATTGAACAGAAAGGTGCGCCCTTCTGCCATCCGGTAGAACTGGCTCACGGCGGGCTGGGCGAATTGCTGAATCTTGAGACGAACCACATTTTCCTGCCCCACCTACGTTCCATGCCGCTCAAAAGCGGTGACCGTTCCTGTACCTGCGTGCTGGTTCAAGGCGAACCTTACTACCTGAAATCCGCCTTCCCGGAACTGGAAAATCGTTCCCTGCTGACCCCGGTAATCCACATGCAGGACGGAGAAGAGCAGCTACGCAAAGCCCTGCTCCAAACTGCTGCAAAGTTGAAGGTTGGTGTACAGCAGGCCTTGAACGCTCTTGAAGAAGCAATTGCTGAACAGGCACAATTCTTTGCCGACCTGCGTAGCAAGGGTGAAAAATTTCTGACTGCATTGGATGAAAACAACAATCAGGGGATGGTCCTTTTCGGCAGGCCCTACAATGCCTTCAGCTCATGGGCCAACAAATCAATCCCCACCAAATTCGCTACCCGCGCAGTAGATATAATCCCCTGCGACATGCTCCCGCGCAGTGAGAAATGCGGCGATGAATTAAACATGTACTGGGCCACCGGTGAGCAGATCATGGATGCCGCAAAACTGGTAGCTGCACATCCCAAGCTCTTCGGCACTTACATTACTAATTTTTCCTGCGGGCCGGATTCCTTCCTACTAGGCCATTTCCGCAAAGTCATGGGCCGTAAGCCCTCACTGACTCTTGAACTGGACAGCCACACCGCCGATGCCGGAATTGAAACCCGCATTGAAGCATTTCTTGATATTGTGGACGGTTTTAAACGTTCGGAAGCACCACAGAAATCAACAGAAAATCCATTCCGCCCGGCACGTTGCGAAGCGCAAGACGGAATGACCGGGATAACCGACTCCAAGGGTGAATGGCATGCGGTAAATAATCCGAAAGTAACCCTGCTTATCCCCAGCCTTGGCGAAATCAGTACGGACTTTTTAGCCGCATCCATGCAGCGGGACAACATCCGCTACAAGGTGCTGCCCCATGCCAGCGAAGCCGCTCTGAAAATGGGCCGCAACAACTCATCATGCAAGGAATGCCTGCCTCTGCAACTGACAGCCGGGGCTTTGCTGGAATATCTGGAAAATCGAGCGGAAGACGAACTGACCCTTTTCCTGATGCCCAAGGCCAAGGGACCCTGCCGTTTCGGGCAATATTCCGTGTTCATGAATGATCTCATCGAACGGCTGAAAATCCCCGACCTCGCCATCTTCGCGCCCAGCTCAACTGACGGGTACGGGGGCCTCAGCACCGCTGTAACCCTTGGCATGTGGCAGGGCATTGTTGCCGGATCCATTCTTGAAGACATCCACGCCACCATCGCAACTGCTGCTGAAGACAAAAACGCGGCCCTAAAGCTTTTCTGGAAAGTCCGCCAAGACCTGCTCGGTGCAATGGCAAGCTGGAAGGAATTTTCCAAAGCCCTGCGCAAGGCAGCAGATGATTTTTCCTCCATCAAACTGGCAAAACCAGTTCAGGAATACCCGGTCATTTCTCTGCTGGGCGAAATTTACGTGCGCCATGATCCGCTGGCTCGACGCAGCCTGCCGGAAAAGCTTACTGAGCAGGGCTTCATCATGCGAGTGGCCCCGGTACTGGAATGGATGAAATACACCGACTGGCTGAACCGCAATAGTATTGAAGGCAAGGCCGAACTCAAAACCCTGATCACACAGGGAGTGAAATCATATTTTGAACGACGCATCCGCCATATTCTTGCAAAAAGCGGGATGCTCTTCTATCCCGGACCAAACGTGCGCGAAGTGGTCAGCCACGGCAAACCGCACATTTCCGAGCAACTTACCGGGGAAGCAATACTCACCGTAGGCACCTCCCTGCATGAAATAATGTCTCCATCCTGTGGGGTCATTTCTATCGGTCCCTTCGGATGCATGCCCTCACGGGTGGCTGAGGCTGTGCTCAGTGAGAAATTCAGAGCCGGATCAGCAGGAAAAAAAGCCACTTCTGTACTTGATGCTGACTCCCGGCTGCCCTTCTTAGCCATTGAAACGGACGGCAATCCCTTTCCGCAGCTCATCGAAGCCCGGTTGGAAGCATTCTGCTTGCAGGCCAGAAGGTTGCATGAGCGGATGACCGCATCCATACGCACAGATTAATAGTTCCTTAGTTCTTCTTGATATAGCACATGCTATTATGATACCACCTCTCAGGACAAATTGAAGCGGCAACGCTTTTCCGGGGAGGAAAAAGTTGAATAGAAGAATTGTAGGCTTGGGCCTGTTAATCCTGCTTATTACAATATGCGGGTGCAGGGCGGCGCGATCCATAAAAACAAATATCAAAGAAACTGTAATTTCCTCTGAACCGGAGGATAAATTTTCCCAAGCACTGGACCGCAACAAATTTTCAGAGGCAGAACAAATCTGGCTCGATAATCAGGATTATTTTCTGGGAAAACCGAAGGCCATGGCAGAAATAACCAAAGCGGCCTCCCAGCTAAAAAAGCGCTATCGTCCCAAAGTTTCAGCTGCCACCACAAATATTCTTTCCATCCGCTGGCCTGCTAAATCCGGTAAGTGGACCTTAATCCGCCTCAAACTGGACAATGCCCGCGACCTCATCGACGAAATCGAATCCAGCACCATCCTAAGCGATCTGGGCCAGACTCCCCCTAAACTGGAAAAGCTGAAAAAAGAATTTCACAAAAAAGAATCTAAAATCCGCAGCAATGCGCTGGCCCAGTTCAAGAAATATCCATTGAAAACCGGGCCGAATTTCTTTTCCATCTACCCCGTCCAACTGGATGAGAAAAAATTTCTCAAATCGCAAGCCGCTCTGCTTGAGCGCACAGTAGGCTCCGCCCATGGAAACGGCGTGCCGCACATGATCAAAGAGTACGGCGACGTCATCCCGGCCAAAACCCTGCGTAATCTGGAAGGTAATTACTTTCGCGATCTGCTCAAAAAGGAAGCCGCAGGCAAGAAGCCATCCTTCCGCACGATAATCAAAACCATGAAGGAAGCGCAAAGGCTCGGCTTTCCGGTCACCGAAGTACCGGACTGCAAAATAGCCTTTGTGCGCGTGACAAGTAAAACCTTGATGAAAGAACACGGCATTGAGTTCGGCTTAGGATTTGATGTGGACCTGCCCATGGAAACCGAAACACTGGCAAAGAGCCACATGTTCAATTCCAAGACCGCCAAAGACGCAGACGTGGTTATCCTCATCAACGAAGTGGTATCCAGAATTGACCGCAAGACTTTTCGTCCCAAATCATATCGCAGCAGATGGATCACCGGATATCAAGAAGGCTACAACCACGCCTACGATCAAGCCCAGCTACGGCTGGAGCAATTGAAACTGAAACGACAGGAACTTAACGAACGCAACAACTCTCACATTCTGGGCTGGTTCGGGGCTAACGACATCACTTCTGCTGCACACATGGCGGCAATTGAGGAAAAAAAATACAACGAAGCCGTAGCCAACGCCACTAACATTCCAAAAGTAATAGATAAGCCCATCTACGTTAATTACAGCTTCCGGGTTGTACCGCTGCGGACAACTAAAGTAGCTTCGGTGCAATATGTGATAATCGACCGCAAGTCCCGCACCTACTTCACCGACTTTTTTGATATCGTTAAGGAAAGGAATTTCAAAGTAGCCTACGGCATCCAGCCGGATGATCCGGATACGAACGCCCATAAAAACCGCTTTAATACTGAAAAAGAAGTACGAGATTGGGAGAAGCAGGCTGTCCCGGTACGTCTTTCTGATATGCTCAACTTCTATCTGGATCACGAAGAAAAAGACAAAAAATACCGGAGCATGGCGCGAATTCAAAACACAATAATCAGCAATCGCAACAAAGCTCTGGCAGAATTCTATAGCGATGAATACGGTTCCGACACTGGGAATGATCCACGATTTGATTCCACTGTTATGGTTTTGGGGCCGGATGCATGGAAGTTTGGCAGCGGATTTTTTGTAACCGACAACATTATTCTGACCAACCATCATGTGGTGGAAGGTCATGATCTTGTAGAAATCAGAATGCACAACAATATGGAAGCCTTTGGAAAAGTCATGGCCGTTGACCTTTACCGCGACCTAGCCTTGGTCAAGATCAACGCCCGGGGCAAACCGGTCCGCTTTTACACCAAAAACAAACTACCCAGCGGTGCAACTCTTGAAGCTATTGGTCATCCAAAAGGATTCCCTTTCACTATAACCAGAGGTGTTTTCGGTGCTTACCGGAACATGCTGACTAAAAATCTGCCCTCGCGCCGCGTCAAAGTTCGCTACATCCAAACTGATACAGCTATCAACAAAGGCAACTCCGGCGGTCCGTTATTTTACAAAAACAAAGTAGTCGGTGTTAACACTTGGAAAAGAATTGACCAGGATGTCGATAACCTCGCTTTCGCTGTACATTACTCTGAAATAATAAATTTTTTGAAACAATACGGCATTAAATACCGCAAATAAGGAGCCTTGAATTGAAAAAACGCATTTTCATCTTAATAGCAGTGGCAATTATCATGGCTCTAGTACTCATGACCGGGTGCCGCAGCAAGCAACGCATGGGCATGGTTCGCGATCAGAATACCGGGCTGCTCTATGGCTCCATGACCAGCAGTAACTTTATTATCGACCCGTCCCAGTTTGATACCCCGGTTTTGAAACTGACCATCCGCAACACTTCTGGAGATCCGGCAGTAAACCTTAAAGCTCTGCGCAAAACCATAGAAGCTGCATATATTGATAAGGGTTACAAGGTCGTAAAAACGGGCAAATATTCCATGCACTTGGACGTCAATCTGCGCTATTCCGGCCAGATTTCACAGAATATGGTTGATGAAATCAGCCTTTGGGGTGGAACAGGCGGTGCTTACATGGGAGCCAGTTTAGGCCAGAATCTCGACTCCCTGGTACTAGGCTCCGCATCCGGCGCGGCCATCGGGGCGATCATAGGGCAGTACACAACACAGGACACCTACGTCATGGTAGCGGATGTAGTGCTCGGCATTGTGGATAAATACGCCAAAAAACGCAGGTATGTGGTCCAATTCGAAGATACCCAAATCAAATGGGATGACGAAGATGACGGGTTCACTTCCTACCGTTCCCGCGAACGCATACAGCTGGCGGTCTATGCCGGAGGGGATAACACCGCGCAAAGCAAAATCGTACGCGGGGTGACTCTGAGATTTAAACGGATTTTACAGGATATTATTTAATAAGACTAAAGCCCGGACAGTAAAACTGTCCGGGCTTTATATTTTATACATCATCAAATCTGCTTCGCACGTCATTCAACCCCTCGCGATACCCTTTGGCATCGCCGTAAGGGAAGAAATGACGATAACGGCTGTGTACGGACTTTACAGGACGGGCATGCCGGATCGGGCACCAATACTGCTCAGTACGGGCTGCGACCTCGCGCACAAATCCGATCAAACCGTTAAAATATCCGCAATAGTAGCAGTTAACTTTTTCGATCAAGTTCAAATACTTCAGGCTTTGGCGGTCAATAACAACATAATCGCGCCGTTTCACACGAGGAATGCCATACACCGGAAAGCACATCAGCTGATAGAGCCAGACTGCCACATCAATCATCAGAGCCGGGATAAGTGGCATAAAAATAAAGGGCAGCGTGAGCATAACCCAAACCCCGGAATCATAAACATAATCGCTCCACTTGGCAGCCAGTTCACGGTGCGCCACACGCACCTCTGCACTGAAGCGGACTTTTCTCTTCTGCACTGTGTATAAGAACTCGCTTTTAATATCGCGCAGTTCAACTCGCAATTCCTTTTCCAGCACATCTATCCTACCGAGAATTTCATCAATTCTGCTCATGTGGCACCTTCCTTTTTCGGTCACAGGTTCAGATACAGAGTCCGGGTCAAAGCCCGGTTTCAGGTGTCATTAAGTATATTTAGATAAGAAAATGGTGGGATTGGCAAGATAATTTGGATGATGAACAAAAGAAAGCCGCCCGGATGGACGGCTTTTCAAATTATTTTAGCAAAGCGAAAACTAAGCTATATATTCAATATCACCACTGGCTACATCGTTACTGCTTCCAACAAGATTGGCGACAGCTACGCCAGCTCCAGAACCGCTACCATCGGCATCATACCAGAGCTGATCATTAGTACTGTCGTATACAAACTGGGCATTTGCGGACAAGCCAGTTCCTGTGGAGCCATTGTAATCAGCACTGGTTGCAAAGGGAGTACCCCCTACGGTAAATCCGCCTGAAGAACTAAACACAAACTTATCAGTACCAGAAACAAAATCGGTGACAGAATCAGCGTTCGTTGCAAGTGCAGGACACTCAGATACATTCTTATAGGTGAACCGATCTACGCCGTCCCCACCAGTCAAGGTATCCTTGCCAGCACCACCAATGAGAGTGTCACTCCCCATTGCTCCGGTAATGCTATCTTCACCGGCATTACCGATAAGGGTATCGTCACCTTGTCCACCAAAGATGTCATTATCCAATGAATTGCCGTTGATATAGTCATTTCCACTGGTTCCGACCACTCCTTCAAAATTGATAAAATAATCTTCCACATGATCAATTGAAGCCAATCCATAACTGCTTCCCGGACCATGACCATCATTCATATCAATATATGTGTCCATTGACGGAGTACCAAGATCGGCAAAGGAAACTATGTCATAACCATTACCGCCGTCCATTGTATCTGAACCATTACCGCCGTAGACGGTATCGCCATCATCGCCGCCAGCGATAATATCATTGTCGCAGTTACCATAAATAGTATCTTCCCCGGTATTACCGTGAAGAACATCATTACCTTCCATACCACTAATAGTATCATTCCCGGCAAGCCCGTCATAATAGTCGACTCCGCTGGTGCCTTCCCATGAGTCATCACCGCTGGTGCCGTAAATCCAATTAGTACCGTCGCTATCGGTATAGGTCTGCCCTTCTGTTTCCGCGGTAGCTTCAGGAATCTTACCATTATTTATCAATTCATCAATGATATCATCAGTAAGAGTTTGCAGATTTTGCAAAAGCTGCTGGGCTGCTGCCAGATCCCCAGTACTTAGGGCACCAAAGACCTGTCCGGCAAGGCCATGCAACTGTGCTTCAATCTCAGCGACAGGAACTTCTCCGCCCAGTATTGCCCCGGCTTCAATTGCTACCTGTAAACCGGTTTGGTGCGCGGCAAGGGCACCAGCAGGATCAAGCACTCCAAGCCCCGGATCAAGCACACCCTGACCGGGGATTGCCGGACCTCCGGTTTCGCCGCCTTCGGGATCGCCCTGCGGATCTCCATCTTCGCCCTGTGCTTCCTGCCCCTGATCATCAGGATTCTGATCCTGCGGATCATCCTGTTGTTCCTGCTGATCTTCTTCCTGACGCTGCTGCTGGATTTCCTGCTCCTGACGGATAGCTGAGGGTGCGATATCACGGAAAGAATCAAATTCACGAGTGGTCATAGTACGAACACTGCCAAGCTGACCGGACATGGCGATATCCACCAGCTCACGGGCGTTGGAGATCATCCTGATCTCGCCGCTTATGGACTGGACCAGCAAAGCCTTACCGGCATGAATCTCTTCCACACCAATCTTCTGCCCGCCACCGGGAGTAATTTCACTGACAATGGTGGTCCCGCGAATACCGATGGTGGCAAGCGGGGTACCGACCTGGAAACGGTCAGGATTCTGCTCGGCAATCTTACCGGTCACCAAACGGAAAGTACCCTGACTCATTTTGAAGAGCAGTTCCGCATCTGAGGCTGAATCATCAAAAACATAATCATCAAGGGAAATCACCGAATCCGCGCCCTGAGAGAGCAGGGTATCATCTACAAAACGGATTTCCGCAGTACTGCCAGCCCCGGTAACAAGCTCCTCGCCCCTGAAAACCTCAGCACCGGACTCGACCTGACGGACGCCCGATTCTGAACGCAGGAAAACCTCGCCATTGGCTGCGAGAACTACACCGATTGAATTTTGATTTACTTCGGTAGGCATAACGACCCTCTACTTTTTTATAAATACTCCACCTTTATCAAACATTAATATATTTTAAACATGCAAGTCAACAAATAGAGAATACGCTACACAAGTTGTCGCGTTCACAAACAAACTCACACAACATAAATTACAACCACATAAAAACCAACTAACTCAAACATTAATAACAATCGACACAACCCATAGCACAATACTCAAAATCATTACCACACATTATCATTCTACATGCACCCGTGTAAATTTACACATTAGTAGCAATCAACTCATCCCACCACTTTCAACAAAGATATCCCCTACTACAACATCATCGCCAAACACAGTAGCGATCAATGCGTGACCGGAACTAACGGTACTTCCATCAGGGTCATACCAAAGCTGTCCATTGTCCGAATCAAAAACAAAATATGCTGTGCCGTCAGCCGGACCGGTCTGACCGTCATAAGCAACCCCATCTCCGGGAGTGACATCAATAAAAGTGAAGTTTGAATTA
This genomic window contains:
- a CDS encoding serine protease, translated to MNRRIVGLGLLILLITICGCRAARSIKTNIKETVISSEPEDKFSQALDRNKFSEAEQIWLDNQDYFLGKPKAMAEITKAASQLKKRYRPKVSAATTNILSIRWPAKSGKWTLIRLKLDNARDLIDEIESSTILSDLGQTPPKLEKLKKEFHKKESKIRSNALAQFKKYPLKTGPNFFSIYPVQLDEKKFLKSQAALLERTVGSAHGNGVPHMIKEYGDVIPAKTLRNLEGNYFRDLLKKEAAGKKPSFRTIIKTMKEAQRLGFPVTEVPDCKIAFVRVTSKTLMKEHGIEFGLGFDVDLPMETETLAKSHMFNSKTAKDADVVILINEVVSRIDRKTFRPKSYRSRWITGYQEGYNHAYDQAQLRLEQLKLKRQELNERNNSHILGWFGANDITSAAHMAAIEEKKYNEAVANATNIPKVIDKPIYVNYSFRVVPLRTTKVASVQYVIIDRKSRTYFTDFFDIVKERNFKVAYGIQPDDPDTNAHKNRFNTEKEVRDWEKQAVPVRLSDMLNFYLDHEEKDKKYRSMARIQNTIISNRNKALAEFYSDEYGSDTGNDPRFDSTVMVLGPDAWKFGSGFFVTDNIILTNHHVVEGHDLVEIRMHNNMEAFGKVMAVDLYRDLALVKINARGKPVRFYTKNKLPSGATLEAIGHPKGFPFTITRGVFGAYRNMLTKNLPSRRVKVRYIQTDTAINKGNSGGPLFYKNKVVGVNTWKRIDQDVDNLAFAVHYSEIINFLKQYGIKYRK